A genomic region of Solidesulfovibrio sp. contains the following coding sequences:
- the flgG gene encoding flagellar basal-body rod protein FlgG: protein MMRSLWTATTGMVAMQMQIDTLSNNLANVNTVGFKKSRAEFEDLMYQTLQVAGTETVGGNRLPTGLQVGLGVKPTTVHKFFTQGDLQNTGNQLDIAIQGEGFFKVDVNGRELYTRAGSFKLNQDGTIVTANGYPLQPTFSVPTDTKTITITENGHLSCLDQNSAELASTDIPLYTFINPAGMTAEGRNLYSTSQASGAATEVTPGNQNAGTLAQGYLEMSNVELVDEMVGLIVGQRAYEANSKAITTADGMLQTAVNVKR, encoded by the coding sequence ATGATGCGATCCCTTTGGACGGCCACCACCGGCATGGTGGCCATGCAGATGCAGATAGACACCCTGTCCAACAACCTGGCCAACGTGAACACCGTGGGCTTCAAGAAAAGCCGGGCCGAGTTCGAGGACCTCATGTACCAGACCCTGCAGGTGGCCGGCACCGAGACCGTGGGCGGCAACCGCCTGCCCACCGGCCTGCAGGTGGGCCTGGGCGTCAAGCCCACGACGGTGCACAAGTTCTTCACCCAGGGCGACCTGCAAAACACCGGCAACCAGCTCGACATCGCCATCCAGGGCGAGGGGTTCTTCAAGGTCGACGTCAACGGCCGCGAGCTCTACACACGGGCCGGTTCGTTCAAGCTCAACCAGGACGGCACCATCGTCACGGCCAACGGCTATCCGCTCCAGCCGACCTTTTCCGTGCCCACCGACACCAAGACCATCACCATCACGGAAAACGGCCACCTGTCCTGCCTCGACCAGAACAGCGCCGAGCTGGCCTCCACCGACATCCCGCTCTACACCTTCATCAACCCCGCCGGCATGACCGCCGAGGGGCGCAACCTCTATTCCACCAGCCAAGCCTCGGGCGCGGCCACGGAAGTCACCCCCGGCAACCAGAACGCCGGCACCCTGGCCCAGGGCTACCTGGAAATGTCCAACGTCGAACTCGTGGACGAAATGGTCGGGCTCATCGTCGGCCAGCGCGCCTACGAAGCCAACTCCAAGGCCATCACCACGGCCGACGGCATGCTGCAAACCGCCGTCAACGTGAAGCGGTAA
- the flgF gene encoding flagellar basal-body rod protein FlgF translates to MEMSMYSAVFGALSTEMRLNLSANNLANVNTTGYKRDRVSFEDVFFRYAHDYHVDPRGNLREKELLPRADLIAKPRLAEQTIDFGQGALQATGNPLDLAIQGQGFFKVAAPGGPAYTRNGAFHRNAEGMLVTDQDYPVLGTGGPIQVPEGKAVTVDAAGMIYVDGGQVGQVDLVTVQNLDALQKLGSNLYTAQPGATIQEGIAQPGRTEVAQGYLEKPNVEVVDEMVSMIETQRTYEAYQKVISGSNELDTKAIRMGTDKS, encoded by the coding sequence ATGGAAATGAGCATGTACAGCGCGGTTTTCGGGGCCCTGTCCACGGAAATGCGCCTCAACCTGTCCGCCAATAATTTGGCGAACGTCAACACCACGGGCTACAAGCGCGACCGGGTGTCCTTCGAGGACGTCTTTTTCCGCTACGCCCACGACTACCATGTCGATCCGCGCGGCAACCTTCGCGAAAAGGAGCTCCTGCCCCGGGCCGACCTCATCGCCAAGCCGCGCCTGGCCGAGCAGACAATCGATTTCGGGCAGGGGGCGCTGCAGGCGACCGGCAACCCCCTGGACCTGGCCATCCAGGGGCAGGGCTTCTTCAAGGTGGCCGCGCCCGGCGGCCCGGCCTACACCCGAAACGGCGCCTTCCACCGCAACGCCGAGGGCATGCTCGTCACCGACCAGGACTACCCGGTGCTCGGCACCGGCGGCCCCATCCAGGTCCCCGAGGGCAAGGCCGTCACCGTCGACGCCGCGGGCATGATCTACGTCGACGGCGGCCAGGTGGGCCAGGTCGACCTGGTCACGGTGCAAAACCTCGACGCCCTGCAGAAACTGGGCTCCAACCTCTACACGGCCCAGCCCGGCGCCACCATCCAGGAAGGCATCGCCCAGCCCGGCCGCACCGAGGTGGCCCAGGGCTACCTGGAAAAGCCCAACGTCGAGGTGGTGGACGAGATGGTCAGCATGATCGAGACCCAGCGCACCTACGAGGCCTACCAGAAGGTCATCAGCGGCTCGAATGAGCTCGACACCAAGGCCATCCGCATGGGCACGGACAAGTCGTAA
- the rimP gene encoding ribosome maturation factor RimP, translating into MQRTSAVPETIREMLSPFLATTGLCLWGVEMAASGHRQLVRLYLDLAPDTPRTPERQGVTIDECAKVSRHLGALLDMEDLFSGPYVLEVSSPGLSRRFFTADQLPPYAGREIEVKLAVPRDGRKRFRGTLDAVTGGTLTMTVDPGPKAFGLAFAFDEAEKIRLIHAFDATALGDGDDASPAAPEETP; encoded by the coding sequence ATGCAGCGAACAAGCGCCGTGCCGGAAACAATCCGGGAGATGCTCTCCCCCTTCCTCGCCACCACGGGTCTGTGCCTGTGGGGCGTGGAAATGGCCGCGTCGGGCCACCGCCAGCTCGTGCGCCTCTACCTCGACCTGGCCCCGGACACGCCGCGCACCCCCGAGCGCCAGGGCGTGACCATCGACGAATGCGCCAAGGTCAGCCGGCACCTCGGCGCCTTGCTCGACATGGAGGACCTTTTTTCCGGCCCCTACGTGCTCGAGGTCTCCTCGCCGGGACTGTCCCGCCGCTTTTTCACCGCCGACCAGCTGCCGCCCTACGCCGGCCGGGAAATCGAAGTCAAACTCGCCGTGCCCCGCGACGGGCGCAAGCGCTTCCGGGGCACCCTGGACGCCGTCACGGGCGGGACGCTGACCATGACCGTGGACCCGGGCCCCAAGGCCTTCGGCCTGGCCTTCGCATTCGACGAGGCGGAGAAAATCCGCCTGATCCACGCCTTTGACGCCACCGCGCTTGGGGACGGCGACGACGCGTCGCCCGCCGCCCCGGAGGAAACCCCATGA
- the nusA gene encoding transcription termination factor NusA: MTELKKAIDQISKDRGIDRDLLVDTLEEAVRSSVIRKYGENLDVEVSYNDEQGEIEVYQFKVVVEDDDVADPAAEICLSDARAIDPNVVLEDEMGFKLTVENLGRIAAQSAKQVIIQRMRDAEQEIIYEEYKDRKGEIISGIIQRRDRTGWIINLGRTEALLPKEEQIPRERYKRGDRVQAYIIEVLPSGRGPQIIVSRTHGDYMKALFAREVPEVSDGTVKIVAVARDPGSRAKVAVISKDRDVDPVGACVGIRGSRIQNIVQELRGERIDIVVWNPEIATYAANALSPARVTRISVDEDEKALEVVVSDDQLNLAIGRKGQNVKLAAKLLGWKIDIFTESRFREANASKKFLEQLASVAEIPVDNILSAGFESMEQLAEAPDEAIDAIPGMTPSKRDDLRAALKLMGATAAKPAEPDEPDEDVADADGDDAQPAGDTDAPKATETDAD, from the coding sequence ATGACGGAACTGAAGAAAGCCATCGATCAGATCAGCAAGGACCGGGGCATCGACCGCGACCTGCTGGTCGACACCCTGGAGGAAGCCGTCCGTTCGTCGGTGATCCGCAAATACGGCGAGAACCTCGACGTGGAGGTCAGCTACAACGACGAGCAGGGGGAAATCGAGGTCTACCAGTTCAAGGTCGTGGTGGAAGACGACGACGTGGCCGATCCGGCGGCCGAAATCTGCCTGTCCGACGCCCGGGCCATCGATCCCAACGTGGTGCTCGAAGACGAGATGGGCTTCAAGCTCACCGTGGAGAACCTCGGCCGCATCGCCGCCCAGTCGGCCAAGCAGGTGATCATCCAGCGCATGCGCGACGCCGAGCAGGAAATCATCTACGAGGAATACAAGGACCGCAAGGGCGAGATCATTTCCGGCATCATCCAGCGCCGCGACCGCACCGGCTGGATCATCAACCTCGGCCGCACCGAGGCGCTCCTTCCCAAGGAAGAGCAGATCCCCCGCGAACGCTACAAGCGCGGCGACCGGGTGCAAGCCTACATCATCGAGGTCCTGCCTTCCGGCCGCGGCCCCCAGATCATCGTTTCGCGCACCCACGGCGACTACATGAAGGCGCTTTTTGCCCGCGAGGTGCCGGAAGTCTCCGACGGCACGGTGAAAATCGTGGCCGTGGCCCGCGACCCCGGCTCCCGGGCCAAGGTGGCCGTCATCTCCAAGGACCGCGACGTCGATCCGGTGGGCGCCTGCGTCGGCATCCGGGGCTCGCGCATCCAGAACATCGTCCAGGAACTGCGCGGCGAACGCATCGACATCGTGGTCTGGAACCCGGAAATCGCCACCTACGCCGCCAACGCCCTGTCCCCGGCCCGGGTCACCCGCATCTCCGTGGACGAGGACGAAAAGGCCCTGGAAGTGGTGGTCTCCGACGACCAGCTCAACCTGGCCATCGGCCGCAAGGGCCAAAACGTCAAGCTCGCGGCCAAGCTTCTGGGCTGGAAGATCGACATCTTCACCGAATCGCGCTTCCGCGAGGCCAACGCCTCCAAGAAGTTCCTGGAGCAGCTGGCCAGCGTTGCCGAAATCCCCGTGGACAACATCCTCTCCGCCGGCTTCGAATCCATGGAACAGCTGGCCGAAGCGCCGGACGAGGCCATCGACGCCATTCCCGGCATGACTCCGTCCAAACGCGACGACCTGCGCGCCGCCCTCAAGCTCATGGGCGCCACGGCCGCCAAGCCCGCCGAGCCCGATGAGCCCGACGAGGACGTTGCGGACGCCGACGGAGACGACGCCCAACCGGCCGGGGACACCGATGCCCCGAAGGCCACGGAGACGGACGCGGACTGA
- a CDS encoding YlxR family protein, with the protein MCRGRFPKESLLRHVLAPGEAGGLRPDPRAVMPGRGHYLCASPACAEKFSKYSGRPRRRRGGEGE; encoded by the coding sequence ATGTGCCGGGGACGTTTTCCCAAAGAAAGCCTGCTCCGGCACGTGCTCGCGCCAGGTGAGGCCGGCGGCTTGCGGCCCGATCCCCGGGCGGTCATGCCCGGTCGTGGGCACTATCTCTGCGCCAGCCCCGCATGCGCCGAGAAATTTTCGAAATACTCCGGGCGGCCCAGGCGCCGGAGGGGGGGTGAAGGTGAATAA
- the infB gene encoding translation initiation factor IF-2 has translation MNKIRIKDITKDLGIGQKELLQILRELGIQVKSQMGTLSDEEAAQVRARVRQGQSGRTQIIDTEVQPGVIVRRRKAAPTPPPAQPAPPEPVAAAEPETPPAPPLSATPDVEEEVEDEVHEALRGQRFPEFEDAAPEAREEPAKPAPARPVVSGTARVIRPATPPAPAAPPAPEPAPEAAPVAAKPEERTPEVAAAPEAEAEAPSQEPASPEVAAASAPRPEAAAPGTRPAAGEPAAEAAAEDADKNRRKPRRPEPAAPKVRIISMPDPKKEPPAPPRRPAGDAPRPGGPRPSGPGAPRFAPGGAAPGAAPRPAGRPVPGMPLPTDDAAKKRKKDRRVVEFTPQSAEEEARRKGGLGAGKGGKKKVGEVQDRTGGRMGGKFKRKKNRDDFLQTKIDAGAQTMKAAKRKIRMEETIRVSDLAKQMGAKAQDLIKVLLGLGALVTINQSLDVETATLAASEFGFEVEKFGFSEDDYLIAAEADKPEDLKPRPPVVTIMGHVDHGKTSLLDAFRASNVVSGEAGGITQHIGAYHVTTSRGDIVFLDTPGHEAFTAMRARGAQVTDIVVLVVAADDGVMDQTREAVNHSRAAGVPIVVAVNKIDKPDANPDRVKRELGELGLVPEEWGGETIFANVSAKQKIGLDELLEMILLQAEVLQLKANPDKRARGHIVEARLDKGRGPVATVLIQEGTLHQGDAFVCGVFSGRVRAVFDDQGKKIKEAGPAIPVEVQGFEGVPEAGDEFVGVEDDKVARRIADARATKQRERELGKASKVTLETFLASRPEAEAQTLNLVLKADVQGSLEAIADALNKLSTEKVKVNIIHTGAGAITESDILLASASDAIIIGFNVRPTIKVKEMAERESVDIRFYDIIYKLVGEIKDAMSGMLAPVIREQYLGQAEVRDTFSVPKVGMVAGCGVLDGKLTRNAGVRLLRDGVVVYTGKLTSLRRFKDDVKEVTKGYECGVGLENFNDIKVGDVIEAFESVEEKATL, from the coding sequence GTGAATAAGATCAGAATCAAGGATATCACCAAGGATCTCGGCATCGGCCAGAAGGAGTTGCTCCAGATCCTGCGCGAGCTCGGCATCCAGGTCAAAAGCCAGATGGGCACGCTCTCCGACGAGGAGGCGGCGCAGGTCCGCGCCCGCGTGCGCCAGGGACAGTCCGGCCGCACCCAAATCATCGACACCGAGGTCCAGCCCGGCGTCATCGTCCGCCGGCGCAAGGCCGCCCCCACCCCGCCCCCGGCCCAGCCCGCCCCCCCCGAGCCCGTGGCCGCGGCCGAGCCCGAAACGCCTCCGGCGCCGCCGTTGTCGGCCACGCCCGACGTCGAGGAGGAGGTCGAGGACGAGGTCCACGAGGCCCTGCGCGGCCAGCGCTTCCCCGAGTTCGAGGACGCCGCCCCCGAGGCGCGCGAGGAACCGGCCAAGCCCGCCCCGGCCCGGCCCGTGGTGTCGGGGACCGCCCGGGTGATCCGCCCGGCCACCCCGCCCGCGCCCGCCGCGCCGCCCGCGCCCGAGCCCGCCCCGGAAGCCGCTCCCGTCGCGGCCAAGCCCGAGGAGCGCACCCCCGAGGTCGCGGCCGCGCCCGAAGCCGAGGCCGAGGCCCCGAGCCAAGAGCCCGCCTCGCCCGAGGTCGCCGCCGCGTCCGCGCCCCGGCCCGAAGCCGCCGCCCCCGGGACGCGGCCCGCCGCCGGCGAGCCCGCGGCCGAGGCCGCCGCCGAGGATGCCGACAAGAACCGGCGCAAGCCCCGCCGGCCCGAACCGGCCGCGCCCAAGGTGCGCATCATTTCCATGCCCGACCCGAAAAAGGAACCGCCCGCGCCCCCGCGCCGCCCCGCCGGCGACGCGCCGCGCCCCGGCGGCCCCCGCCCCTCGGGCCCGGGCGCCCCGCGTTTCGCCCCGGGCGGTGCCGCGCCCGGGGCCGCCCCCCGGCCGGCCGGACGGCCCGTGCCCGGCATGCCCCTGCCCACCGACGACGCCGCCAAAAAGCGCAAGAAAGACCGCCGCGTGGTGGAGTTCACCCCCCAAAGCGCCGAGGAGGAAGCCCGTCGCAAGGGCGGACTCGGCGCCGGCAAGGGCGGCAAGAAAAAGGTCGGCGAGGTCCAGGACCGCACCGGCGGCCGCATGGGCGGCAAGTTCAAGCGCAAGAAAAACCGCGACGACTTCCTCCAGACCAAGATCGACGCCGGCGCCCAGACCATGAAGGCGGCCAAGCGCAAGATCCGCATGGAGGAAACCATCCGGGTCTCCGACCTGGCCAAGCAGATGGGCGCCAAGGCCCAGGACCTCATCAAGGTCCTGCTGGGCCTGGGGGCGCTGGTGACCATCAACCAGTCCCTGGACGTGGAGACCGCCACGCTGGCCGCCTCGGAATTCGGCTTCGAGGTCGAGAAATTCGGCTTCTCCGAGGACGACTACCTCATCGCCGCCGAGGCGGACAAGCCCGAGGACCTGAAACCCAGGCCCCCGGTCGTGACCATCATGGGCCACGTCGACCACGGCAAGACGTCGCTTCTGGACGCGTTTCGCGCCTCCAACGTGGTGTCCGGCGAGGCCGGCGGCATCACCCAGCACATCGGCGCCTACCACGTGACCACGAGCCGGGGCGACATCGTCTTCCTGGACACCCCGGGCCACGAGGCCTTCACCGCCATGCGCGCCCGCGGCGCCCAGGTCACGGACATCGTGGTCCTGGTCGTGGCCGCCGACGACGGCGTCATGGACCAGACCCGCGAGGCGGTCAACCACTCGCGCGCCGCCGGCGTGCCCATCGTGGTGGCGGTCAACAAGATCGACAAGCCCGACGCCAACCCCGACCGCGTCAAGCGCGAGCTCGGCGAACTGGGCCTGGTGCCCGAGGAATGGGGCGGCGAGACCATCTTCGCCAACGTCTCGGCCAAGCAGAAGATCGGCCTCGACGAACTGCTCGAAATGATCCTGCTCCAGGCCGAGGTGCTCCAGCTCAAGGCCAATCCGGACAAGCGCGCCCGGGGCCACATCGTCGAAGCCCGCCTGGACAAGGGCCGTGGCCCGGTGGCCACGGTGCTCATCCAGGAAGGCACCCTGCACCAGGGCGACGCCTTCGTGTGCGGCGTCTTTTCCGGCCGCGTGCGGGCCGTGTTCGACGACCAGGGCAAGAAGATCAAGGAAGCCGGGCCGGCCATCCCGGTCGAGGTCCAGGGCTTCGAGGGCGTGCCCGAGGCCGGCGACGAGTTCGTCGGCGTCGAGGACGACAAGGTCGCCCGCCGCATCGCCGACGCCCGCGCCACCAAGCAGCGCGAGCGCGAACTGGGCAAGGCCTCCAAGGTCACCCTCGAAACCTTCCTGGCCAGCCGCCCCGAGGCCGAGGCGCAAACCCTCAACCTCGTGCTCAAGGCCGACGTGCAGGGCTCCCTCGAAGCCATCGCCGACGCCCTCAACAAGCTCTCCACGGAAAAGGTCAAGGTCAACATCATCCATACCGGCGCCGGGGCCATCACCGAGTCCGACATCCTGCTCGCCTCGGCCTCCGACGCCATCATCATCGGCTTCAACGTCCGCCCGACCATCAAGGTCAAGGAAATGGCCGAACGCGAAAGCGTGGACATCCGCTTCTACGACATTATCTACAAGCTCGTCGGCGAGATCAAGGACGCCATGTCCGGCATGCTCGCCCCGGTCATTCGCGAGCAGTACCTGGGCCAGGCCGAGGTGCGCGACACCTTCAGCGTGCCGAAAGTCGGCATGGTGGCCGGCTGCGGCGTGCTCGACGGCAAGCTGACCCGCAACGCCGGCGTGCGGCTGCTGCGCGACGGCGTGGTGGTCTACACCGGCAAGCTGACGTCCCTGCGGCGTTTCAAGGACGACGTCAAGGAAGTCACCAAAGGTTACGAATGCGGCGTGGGCCTGGAAAACTTCAACGACATCAAGGTCGGCGACGTGATCGAGGCCTTCGAGTCGGTGGAAGAAAAGGCCACCCTGTAA
- a CDS encoding DUF503 domain-containing protein, producing MVVGVLTLEFALHGNDSLKGKRRVAQSLKMKLRNKFNVAVAETAMQESWDTLVLTAVTVSGDATHARGLLQKALNMVVAAAEAELTDDDIAILSL from the coding sequence ATGGTCGTCGGCGTCCTGACCCTGGAATTCGCCCTGCACGGCAACGATTCCCTCAAGGGCAAGCGCCGCGTGGCCCAGAGCCTCAAGATGAAGCTGCGCAACAAATTCAACGTGGCCGTGGCCGAAACGGCCATGCAGGAGTCCTGGGACACCCTGGTCCTGACCGCCGTCACCGTGTCCGGCGACGCCACCCATGCCCGGGGCCTGCTGCAAAAGGCGCTGAACATGGTCGTGGCCGCCGCCGAGGCCGAACTGACCGACGACGACATCGCCATCCTTTCCCTGTGA
- the rbfA gene encoding 30S ribosome-binding factor RbfA yields the protein MKRTPSRRENRLADQIAREMAIALSEDVQDPRLELVTVSGVALNADLSIARVYYTLSGDEARLAAAAKGLEQAKGFLRSLLGQRLRMKFVPELRFARDTFLEDMVYARPEA from the coding sequence ATGAAGCGCACCCCCTCGCGCCGCGAAAACCGCCTGGCCGACCAGATCGCCCGGGAAATGGCCATCGCCCTGTCCGAAGACGTCCAGGACCCCCGCCTGGAACTGGTGACCGTAAGCGGCGTGGCCCTCAACGCCGACCTGTCCATCGCCCGGGTCTACTACACCTTAAGCGGCGACGAGGCCCGCCTGGCCGCGGCGGCCAAGGGCCTGGAACAGGCCAAGGGCTTCCTGCGCAGCCTGCTCGGCCAGCGGTTGCGCATGAAATTCGTGCCCGAACTGCGCTTCGCCCGCGACACCTTCCTGGAGGACATGGTCTATGCCCGACCCGAGGCATGA
- a CDS encoding bifunctional oligoribonuclease/PAP phosphatase NrnA — MPDPRHEIARRIREGRAFVVAAHASPDGDALGATAAMGFILEALGKTFSLLNDSPVPPQYGWLELPAPLLETPPDDDYDLAIVLDCGDAPRLGNLQNVLDPARMAVIDHHLGNPGFGAVNWVDPTRCATGEMVALLAKDLGVALTGPIAPALYTAMATDTGFFSFGGTTAESLELAAELVRGGLDVGATGALIKNQWTMNRLRLWSEVLGQIRLRHDGQVGVIRVSQTMLRRTGTGPEDCEGLINNALRLRGVAAAILARELPEGGVKFSLRSVGAVNIQRVAASFGGGGHKNAAGGSLDLPLEHAEEALVAGVAKAVEAARAA, encoded by the coding sequence ATGCCCGACCCGAGGCATGAGATCGCCCGGCGCATCCGCGAGGGCCGCGCCTTCGTGGTGGCCGCCCACGCCTCCCCCGACGGCGACGCCCTGGGCGCCACGGCGGCCATGGGGTTTATCCTGGAGGCCCTGGGCAAGACCTTTTCGCTATTAAACGACTCCCCGGTGCCGCCCCAGTACGGCTGGCTGGAACTGCCGGCCCCCCTGCTCGAAACGCCCCCGGACGACGACTACGACCTGGCCATCGTGCTCGACTGCGGCGACGCCCCGCGCCTGGGCAACCTGCAAAACGTCCTCGACCCCGCCCGCATGGCCGTCATCGACCACCACCTGGGCAACCCCGGCTTCGGCGCCGTCAACTGGGTCGACCCCACGCGTTGCGCCACGGGCGAGATGGTGGCCCTGCTGGCCAAGGACCTGGGCGTGGCCCTGACCGGCCCCATCGCCCCGGCCCTGTACACGGCCATGGCCACGGACACGGGCTTTTTCAGCTTCGGCGGCACCACGGCCGAAAGCCTGGAACTGGCGGCCGAACTCGTCCGGGGAGGCCTGGACGTCGGCGCCACCGGCGCGCTTATCAAAAACCAGTGGACCATGAACCGCCTGCGGCTGTGGTCCGAGGTCCTGGGCCAGATCAGGCTGCGCCACGATGGACAGGTGGGCGTTATCAGGGTATCCCAAACGATGCTTCGCCGCACCGGCACCGGCCCCGAGGACTGCGAGGGGCTGATCAACAACGCCCTGCGCCTGCGCGGCGTGGCCGCGGCCATCCTGGCCCGGGAGCTGCCCGAGGGCGGCGTAAAATTTTCCCTGCGCTCCGTGGGCGCGGTCAACATCCAGCGTGTGGCCGCCTCGTTCGGCGGCGGCGGGCACAAGAACGCCGCCGGCGGCAGCCTCGACCTGCCCCTGGAGCACGCCGAGGAGGCGCTGGTCGCCGGTGTGGCCAAGGCCGTGGAGGCCGCCCGTGCCGCCTAG
- the truB gene encoding tRNA pseudouridine(55) synthase TruB has translation MPPRSPLPQLHGVLVLDKPSGPTSTACLTAIKRLGQKKIGHAGTLDPLAAGVLVVLLGEATKIAPYVMEGEKTYLGALRLGLTTDTYDIQGAVTAEAPWDHVGPAALTEAVAAWTEETSQEVPPYSAAKHQGRPLYELARKGLAAPVKSKEISVADARVEHVDLPSATFRVRVSAGVYIRSLVHSLGKRLGCGAVMTALTREASRPFDLRQASGLEDILADPASLPGRVIPLEKALPHWRNVALGADAAALVRQGVRIRAGREAAAGENALLCDEDSRPLALARAEEADGGLRWAILRGLFGDPQPARRGGRTVPERTVTPNTGG, from the coding sequence GTGCCGCCTAGGTCGCCCCTGCCGCAACTCCACGGCGTGCTGGTCCTGGACAAGCCCTCGGGGCCGACCTCCACGGCCTGCCTCACGGCCATCAAGCGCCTGGGGCAAAAAAAGATCGGCCATGCCGGGACCCTGGACCCGCTGGCCGCCGGCGTGCTGGTGGTGCTGCTGGGTGAAGCCACCAAGATCGCCCCCTACGTGATGGAGGGCGAGAAGACCTACCTCGGCGCCTTGCGCCTGGGGCTGACCACGGACACCTACGATATCCAGGGGGCGGTGACGGCCGAGGCGCCCTGGGACCACGTCGGCCCGGCGGCCCTCACCGAGGCCGTGGCCGCCTGGACGGAGGAAACCAGCCAGGAGGTGCCGCCCTATTCGGCGGCCAAGCACCAGGGACGGCCCCTGTACGAACTGGCCCGCAAGGGCCTGGCCGCCCCGGTGAAAAGCAAGGAAATTTCCGTGGCCGACGCGCGGGTCGAGCATGTCGACCTGCCGTCGGCGACGTTCCGGGTGCGGGTCTCCGCCGGCGTCTACATACGCTCCCTGGTCCACAGCCTGGGGAAGCGACTTGGTTGCGGCGCCGTCATGACCGCCCTCACCCGGGAGGCGAGCCGTCCCTTCGATCTGCGGCAGGCGAGCGGCCTGGAGGATATCCTGGCCGACCCGGCGAGCCTTCCCGGGCGGGTCATCCCGCTGGAGAAGGCCCTGCCCCACTGGCGCAACGTGGCCCTTGGCGCCGACGCCGCCGCCCTGGTGCGCCAGGGCGTGCGCATCCGCGCCGGGCGCGAGGCCGCCGCCGGGGAGAACGCCCTGCTTTGCGACGAGGACTCCCGGCCCCTGGCCCTGGCCCGGGCCGAGGAAGCGGACGGTGGACTCAGGTGGGCCATCCTGCGCGGTCTTTTTGGCGACCCGCAACCGGCCCGGCGCGGCGGACGCACCGTCCCCGAGCGAACTGTCACCCCCAACACTGGAGGATAA
- the rpsO gene encoding 30S ribosomal protein S15, protein MVMTAEDKAGVITEHKKHDGDTGSPEVQVALLTSRIGYLTNHFKAHPKDYHSRTGLLKMVGQRRKLLNYLKKKDIQRYRDLIAKLGLRK, encoded by the coding sequence GTGGTTATGACCGCCGAAGACAAGGCTGGCGTCATCACGGAACACAAGAAGCACGACGGCGACACCGGTTCCCCCGAGGTCCAGGTCGCGCTGCTCACGTCCCGCATCGGCTACCTGACCAACCACTTCAAGGCCCACCCCAAGGATTACCATTCCCGCACGGGCCTGCTCAAGATGGTCGGCCAGCGCCGCAAACTCTTAAACTACCTGAAGAAAAAGGACATCCAGCGCTACCGCGACCTGATCGCGAAGCTGGGCCTGCGCAAGTAA